The following DNA comes from Tachypleus tridentatus isolate NWPU-2018 chromosome 9, ASM421037v1, whole genome shotgun sequence.
ttaaatatacaatatatttcactGATTGTCAGTATATTGTAACtaacatatttaatatacttCACTGACTGTCAGTATACTGTAGCCAACatgtttaatatacaatataCTTCACTGACTGTCAGTACACTGTGACCAACatgtttaatatacaatataCTTCACTTACTGTCAGTATATTGTAAATaacatctttagaatacaatataCTCCACTGAATGTCAGTATATTGTAAATaacatctttagaatacaatataCTCCACTGAATGTCAGTATATTGTAACCAACatgtttcatgtatattttactaatatatatacaaatcctAAATCTTGTGTGTTCATTTCTTGGAGAGCCGAAACTGCTTGTTTCCTCGTGAGTTTTGTACCATTATGTAAAGTGATTCTGTGTTGGTCACTTACAGTTCTGaggaattttgaaaacatttttctaattatgtttttattttctcgaCAAGTACAGAGAGCTTTTATCGTATATAACTAGAAAAATCACATTTCTTTGAGCCTCTGTATAGCATGTTATATACTCCACTGCTTAAAAGCTCTAGGACACTCGTTATATTGTTGATGGGGGGTCTCACACCGTTATAGTCTTCTAATTCATTTGTTTTCCAGTGGCTCGGCAGTATATTTGAAGGTTTTTGATGTTaagtgtttcgatacccgcggtggggaAAGCACAGatagattatattttattacattcaacaacaaacaaaccaattaactTTTTACACATGTGTCAACAGCTAAGCGAAGCCTTAATCTCAACTACGTTCTCCGAGGTCCAATAAATGTCGAATAAAAGTTATGACGTAATTTATTTCGCATTATCACAACAAGCGCATAAGTTTGGCTTTCAGTCAAGCTGTGAAGTAACGGGAGGACCTTCAGGGTAGGGAGTGGTTACTACTTGGACATGAAGGTAGTAACGAGATCAACTGGGTGTTCAGACACTGGTTTCCACTTAAATCGCTTCATGTTTGAGACTTACGACTGAAAATTTAATACGTGGGTTTAGGACTATGTTTTACCTAGTAGACTGACTAATTGCACCTAACTGGTGAAAGACTACATTATAACTATACTATGTCTTTTCTTTAGGACAATATATATTCCTTATTAAACCAATCTATTAAATCAACATAATTAAATTAGAATGATGTATATAGCTTGTTTTGAtatgaagttaacaataaatctattcCTTAGCTTCCTTCCAACATTTTCTCTAATAGTTACGTAACCAACAGCCTCTCTGAAAGGGAGGTTTTGGTCGCTTAGCAACAGTATTTCAATTTCTTGCTCCGTTTTATCTGGTGCGCACGAGAGTTCCGAGAGAGCTGTTTGTGAGTCTTGTACGTGCCTCTAGGTACATATATATGTCAGAGGCTAGGGCCAGAAGACCTCGGGTTCACTCTCCTGATTCAAGGGAACTTTTGAACGACAACTTGTGAGGAAATGTGACTCTGTGATGTTCGTGTTACGATCTTGTCTGGAGGTTGGTCAGTCCCATAGCTTCTGTTCTCTAATTTCTAGATTTCGTTAACTGTTATTAGCAGATTAGGTTATTTAGACTAGCTAGTGTTtcgaacaaaatgaaacataaaaaaaacacccTAACTGACCAGTTAGGAGATCATAGTGACGTGTTTAATGTGGTTTCCATACTTACAAGTACTTATTATTAGATGTAAagtatatacatagatatatgaAATTCATATGATTATAGTTAGGTAAGTACAATATAAGAACcaacattagtcagaggtttggatctgctgtttttaacgcagtcgttccttttgatttgattttatttttttaacttttcagtattaatattctctttatatacacacacattgattgattgattgattaacAAACTGTTAACCAATGATATTTGTTCCTTGAAACACAGTTGTTTGGTAATAACTTTCTATGTAGAACATTTTGAgctattttcattgttgtttctATAGAAAGAGCTCGTGCGTATAAATAGTCAGTCTTGTCATCCCAGCAATTTTATTCCTTAAAATGTCTATTTACAGGCTTAGTTATTAAACATGCATTTCCAGATCTAGTTTTTACACATGTTGTTCCAGGTCTAGTTATTACACATCTATTTCCAGGTCTAGTTATTAAACATGCATTTCCAGGTctagttattaaaaatgtatttccaggtTTAGTTATTAATCATGTATTTCTAGGTCTAGTTATTAAACATGTATTTACAGGTCTGGTAATTAAAAACGTATTTTCAGGTTTAGTTAACCATGTATTTCCAGGTCCAGTTATATTAAACGTATTTCCAGGTCtagttatattaaacatgtattttcAGGTCTAGTTATTAAGCATGTATTTCCAGCTCTAGTTATATTAAACGTGTATTTCCAGGTCtaattattaaacatgtatttCCAGGtctagtaattaaaaatatatttccaggtCTAATTATTACACATGTATTTCCAGGTTTAGCTATTACTCATGTATTTCCAGATCTagttattatacatgtatttacaGGTTTAGCTATTATTCATGTATTTCCAGATCTggttattatacatgtattttcaGGTCTCATTATTAAACAAGAGACACTACAACTGATAGATAATTTTATGAAACGTCTAACACAGTGAATCGATGGGAAAAcgttaaaacaaactttccagatTTACGTTGAGTAAATCTTAAGGAAACTAACATTAGTTCCACACAGATGGCAGACTTCTCTAATCAAGACCGACAACATTTGACATGATATTATAGCGTTAGTTTTATTAATCCTTGTGCTGTATCTAACAAACTTTTAGTTTGAGTAATGCTAAACTATCGGACTTTGTTTCCAGCCATATTTACGTTTTATCTTCtgttaatttacaatatttgtttccaaacaaatataaattttctcaaaGTTTTATCTCTTAAAATGAACCAGTATCTAAATCCGGCTCGAGCTAGGGTTCGAATCAAACCTAATTACTTCACCAGGGACTGAATTCCTGTTGTTCACACTGAAAAATCTCTAGTTTCTGAGTAAATGTGTTTACATTTGTAATACAATATTTCCCGGCCACCATTCTTCTACGGTAACACACTTTCTGTTTCTCTTATTGCAATGTTAAAATCGTCCTAATGTATCTTTACCCTTCTAGCAGAATTTGACAGTTTttcagttatattcagtgtaagGAAAACTTATAAGACGAAACATTTTGTAAAAGAACATACAGTTAACGAGCAGTGCTATGGGGAGTTTATTCATATACTAAAAAGTATGTCAGAAAAATGTAGCATCCAGACAGGATGTCATGTTTTGCAATAACACATTGTTTACATGACTTAGTTGTGTCAGAAAGTTGCTACATCAAGATAGAATATCATGTTGTGTAGTAACACGTAGTCTATATGACTTACTTATGTCAGAAAGTTACTACGTCTAGATAAAATGCCATATTATGTAGCAACACACAAGCACAAGTCGTGGTACACACGACGTGCTAGTGTCAGAAAGAGTGACAAAGTGAAGTGTCGTCTAGATACATAGGATAGataaaaccttttattaattttgaaattatttggaCCTATCTGCTGACGAAAATGTTTGGGTGGGGAGGatgtttttagaaataaaatatataaaatataatttgttgaacttaatcatttgttttcatcaacaacagaaaaacaaacaaacaaagtaaagggtttcttttcaattttgatGAAGACCTCGGAAACAGAAGCCTAAGCCAGTAAAACTTggaagttgaaatattttattttctcgttACGCtgacatgtttttaatgtttctctCTCTGcctgtaaaattattaatatatttacagaaatggAGTCTggagaaaatgttcaaattaagcCATTTTCGGAGTCAGAGCCAATGAAAACTCATTACATAGTGGTTCTTCTTGGAGGTCCTCGAGTTGGGAAGACTGCTATCGTTCAGCAGTTCTTGTATGAAACCTTTCCAACTGACCACAAGGCCACCGTGGAGGAGTTTCACCGCAGCCAGTTCGACatgaatgattttgttttaacacTAGATATTATTGACACCAGTGGCAGCTACGAATTTCCAGCGATGAAAAGACTAGCTGTGAGCACTGGTGATGCCTTTGTCTTGGTGTATTCCATCGATGACGCCGAATCTTTTGAAGAGGTTCGTCGAGAGAGGGAGCTTCTTCTCGAAACTCGCCCTTCAAACACCCCCATTGTAGTGGTTGGTAACAAGTGTGACCTAGCAGAAAATAGGGTGATCGGGAAGGAGTTGGCCGAGAGTGTAGTGACAATGGACTGGGAAAATGGATTCATAGAGGCATCTGCCAAGACAACTACCAACGTTTTTGAAATTTTCAACGAGTTGTTGGCCCAAGCACACGCACCAGGAGAGCTTTCAGCCTGCTTGGAGCGGAGAAGACAGTCGCTTCCAGCCTTCAGTGTCACGCCTAAAGTTAAGGATGACTTGGCTTTGAAACGTCATAGTTGTGTTCTGTCATGAATTAAACCAGGAACTCGAAGATTCTCCTGTTCCAATACATGTACTTCGaatataatgtgtaatattttaaagagtTTCTTGTTAAGTTAAACTATACTTTGTTGAAATAAAACCTCTTTAATTAACTATGCTAATTTCgtttattcataatttaaaaaatcacgtgCGGAAAGAACGTCAAATAGTCTTAATATCATACGGTTAATATCGGAAGTGTAACAATTAAACCTAGATGGTGGTTAACAGAGGGAGATAATTGGTGTACTAGTTTAAGAC
Coding sequences within:
- the LOC143227127 gene encoding ras-related protein O-Krev-like isoform X1; the encoded protein is MFVLRSCLEVEMESGENVQIKPFSESEPMKTHYIVVLLGGPRVGKTAIVQQFLYETFPTDHKATVEEFHRSQFDMNDFVLTLDIIDTSGSYEFPAMKRLAVSTGDAFVLVYSIDDAESFEEVRRERELLLETRPSNTPIVVVGNKCDLAENRVIGKELAESVVTMDWENGFIEASAKTTTNVFEIFNELLAQAHAPGELSACLERRRQSLPAFSVTPKVKDDLALKRHSCVLS
- the LOC143227127 gene encoding ras-related protein O-Krev-like isoform X2, giving the protein MESGENVQIKPFSESEPMKTHYIVVLLGGPRVGKTAIVQQFLYETFPTDHKATVEEFHRSQFDMNDFVLTLDIIDTSGSYEFPAMKRLAVSTGDAFVLVYSIDDAESFEEVRRERELLLETRPSNTPIVVVGNKCDLAENRVIGKELAESVVTMDWENGFIEASAKTTTNVFEIFNELLAQAHAPGELSACLERRRQSLPAFSVTPKVKDDLALKRHSCVLS